A window of the Phragmites australis chromosome 20, lpPhrAust1.1, whole genome shotgun sequence genome harbors these coding sequences:
- the LOC133901349 gene encoding serine/threonine-protein phosphatase PP-X isozyme 2-like isoform X5: MKELFKVGGDCPNTNYLFLGDFVDRGFYSVETFLLLLALKVRYPDRITLIRGNHESRQITQVYGFYDECLRKYGSVNVWRYCTEIFDYLSLSALIENKIFSVHGGLSPTITTLDQIRVIDRKQEVPHDGAMCDLLWSDPEDAVDGWGLSPRGAGFLFGGNVVASFNHSNNIDYICRAHQLVMEGYKWMFSSKIVTVWSAPNYCYRCGNVAAILELDENLSKQFRVFEAAPHESRGVPAKRPAPDYFL; the protein is encoded by the exons ATGAAAGAACTGTTCAAAGTTGGAGGTGACTGCCCAAATACAAACTACCTGTTCCTTGGGGATTTTGTGGACCGAGGATTTTATTCAGTGGAAACATTTTTGCTTCTTTTGGCTTTAAAG GTTAGGTATCCAGACCGTATAACTTTAATACGAGGAAATCATGAGAGCAGGCAGATCACACAG GTTTATGGATTCTATGACGAGTGCCTTCGCAAATACGGCTCAGTTAATGTCTGGAGATATTGCACAGAAATATTCGACTATCTAAG TTTGTCTGCACTTATTGAAAACAAAATCTTTAGTGTCCATGGAGGCCTTTCTCCTACTATTACGACACTGGATCAG ATAAGAGTAATAGATCGCAAGCAAGAGGTACCTCATGATGGAGCCATGTGTGACCTTCTATGGTCTGATCCAGAGGATGCTGTAGATGGTTGGGGATTAAGTCCTCGAGGTGCAGGATTCCTCTTTGGTGGAAATGTAGTTGCGTCATTTAATCACTCAAACAACATAGATTATATTTGTCGTGCTCATCAACTAGTCATGGAAGGATATAAGTGGATGTTCAGTAGCAAGATTGTCACTGTATGGTCAGCTCCTAATTACTGCTACAG GTGTGGCAATGTTGCTGCAATCCTAGAGCTGGATGAGAACCTAAGTAAGCAGTTCCGCGTATTTGAAGCTGCTCCACAT GAATCAAGAGGCGTTCCTGCTAAGAGGCCAGCACCAGATTACTTTCTGTGA
- the LOC133901349 gene encoding serine/threonine-protein phosphatase PP-X isozyme 2-like isoform X2: MREAVPSTRFASCMGLGADGMSDMRCDRLVELIFGANRGYSCRVYKEDAVICGDIHGQFYDMKELFKVGGDCPNTNYLFLGDFVDRGFYSVETFLLLLALKVRYPDRITLIRGNHESRQITQVYGFYDECLRKYGSVNVWRYCTEIFDYLSLSALIENKIFSVHGGLSPTITTLDQIRVIDRKQEVPHDGAMCDLLWSDPEDAVDGWGLSPRGAGFLFGGNVVASFNHSNNIDYICRAHQLVMEGYKWMFSSKIVTVWSAPNYCYRCGNVAAILELDENLSKQFRVFEAAPHESRGVPAKRPAPDYFL; the protein is encoded by the exons ATGCGGGAAGCTGTGCCATCGACGCGATTCGCAAGCTGTATG ggtttgggtgcCGACGGGATGTCAGATATGCGGTGTGATCGTCTTGTGGAGCTGATTTTTGGGGCAAACAGAGGATATTCTTGTCGGGTGTATAAGGAAGATGCTGTG ATATGTGGAGACATTCATGGGCAGTTCTATGACATGAAAGAACTGTTCAAAGTTGGAGGTGACTGCCCAAATACAAACTACCTGTTCCTTGGGGATTTTGTGGACCGAGGATTTTATTCAGTGGAAACATTTTTGCTTCTTTTGGCTTTAAAG GTTAGGTATCCAGACCGTATAACTTTAATACGAGGAAATCATGAGAGCAGGCAGATCACACAG GTTTATGGATTCTATGACGAGTGCCTTCGCAAATACGGCTCAGTTAATGTCTGGAGATATTGCACAGAAATATTCGACTATCTAAG TTTGTCTGCACTTATTGAAAACAAAATCTTTAGTGTCCATGGAGGCCTTTCTCCTACTATTACGACACTGGATCAG ATAAGAGTAATAGATCGCAAGCAAGAGGTACCTCATGATGGAGCCATGTGTGACCTTCTATGGTCTGATCCAGAGGATGCTGTAGATGGTTGGGGATTAAGTCCTCGAGGTGCAGGATTCCTCTTTGGTGGAAATGTAGTTGCGTCATTTAATCACTCAAACAACATAGATTATATTTGTCGTGCTCATCAACTAGTCATGGAAGGATATAAGTGGATGTTCAGTAGCAAGATTGTCACTGTATGGTCAGCTCCTAATTACTGCTACAG GTGTGGCAATGTTGCTGCAATCCTAGAGCTGGATGAGAACCTAAGTAAGCAGTTCCGCGTATTTGAAGCTGCTCCACAT GAATCAAGAGGCGTTCCTGCTAAGAGGCCAGCACCAGATTACTTTCTGTGA
- the LOC133901349 gene encoding serine/threonine-protein phosphatase PP-X isozyme 2-like isoform X4 produces the protein MCCRRSARIACIVQATDMVWICGDIHGQFYDMKELFKVGGDCPNTNYLFLGDFVDRGFYSVETFLLLLALKVRYPDRITLIRGNHESRQITQVYGFYDECLRKYGSVNVWRYCTEIFDYLSLSALIENKIFSVHGGLSPTITTLDQIRVIDRKQEVPHDGAMCDLLWSDPEDAVDGWGLSPRGAGFLFGGNVVASFNHSNNIDYICRAHQLVMEGYKWMFSSKIVTVWSAPNYCYRCGNVAAILELDENLSKQFRVFEAAPHESRGVPAKRPAPDYFL, from the exons ATGTGTTGTCGGCGGTCAGCAAGGATTGCTTGTATTGTGCAGGCGACAGACATGGTTTGG ATATGTGGAGACATTCATGGGCAGTTCTATGACATGAAAGAACTGTTCAAAGTTGGAGGTGACTGCCCAAATACAAACTACCTGTTCCTTGGGGATTTTGTGGACCGAGGATTTTATTCAGTGGAAACATTTTTGCTTCTTTTGGCTTTAAAG GTTAGGTATCCAGACCGTATAACTTTAATACGAGGAAATCATGAGAGCAGGCAGATCACACAG GTTTATGGATTCTATGACGAGTGCCTTCGCAAATACGGCTCAGTTAATGTCTGGAGATATTGCACAGAAATATTCGACTATCTAAG TTTGTCTGCACTTATTGAAAACAAAATCTTTAGTGTCCATGGAGGCCTTTCTCCTACTATTACGACACTGGATCAG ATAAGAGTAATAGATCGCAAGCAAGAGGTACCTCATGATGGAGCCATGTGTGACCTTCTATGGTCTGATCCAGAGGATGCTGTAGATGGTTGGGGATTAAGTCCTCGAGGTGCAGGATTCCTCTTTGGTGGAAATGTAGTTGCGTCATTTAATCACTCAAACAACATAGATTATATTTGTCGTGCTCATCAACTAGTCATGGAAGGATATAAGTGGATGTTCAGTAGCAAGATTGTCACTGTATGGTCAGCTCCTAATTACTGCTACAG GTGTGGCAATGTTGCTGCAATCCTAGAGCTGGATGAGAACCTAAGTAAGCAGTTCCGCGTATTTGAAGCTGCTCCACAT GAATCAAGAGGCGTTCCTGCTAAGAGGCCAGCACCAGATTACTTTCTGTGA